The Lewinella sp. 4G2 nucleotide sequence TGGGGGGCAACTCCATACCCGCCGCCGCGGCACCGCTGCGGTCGGTGACGATCCTTACCTCTTCCTCCAGGGTCGCCGGCAGGGGCATTACGACGGTATTGAAGCGCCGCCGGAGGGCACTCGATAATTCGTTGACGCCCTTATCTCGGTCGTTCGCCGTAGCGATGACGTTGAAGCCGCGGACGGCCTGCACCTCCCGGTTCAACTCCGGCACCGGGAGTAGCTTTTCCGACAGGATGGTGATGAGCGCATCCTGCACATCACTCGGTATCCGCGTCAGTTCTTCGAGGCGGACGATCTTCCCCGTCTGCATTCCTACCATGACCGGGCTCGGCACCATGGCGGCCTCGCTCGGCCCTTCGGCGAGGAGGCGGGCGTAGTTCCAGCCGTAGCGGAGGGCGTCCTCGCTCATCCCCGCCGTACCCTGCACCAGTAATTTGGAATCCCCACTGATCGCCGCCGCCAGGTGTTCTGATACCCAGGTCTTCGCCGTGCCGGGTACGCCCACGAGGAGTAGGGCCCGGTCCGTTACCAAACTCGATACGGCTACCTCGATGATCCGCCGCTCCCCGAAGTACTTGGGGGTGATCTCCGTCCCGTCCGCCAGGGTATCCCCCAACAGGTAGGTGACGACGGCGCGGGGCGAAAGGTTCCAACCCGTTGGGCGGGCGAATTCGTCCTGAGCAGCGAGGGCCTTCAGCTCGTGGGCGTAGGCCGTTTCCGCGTGGGGCCGCAGGATTTCTGGGGTGGTATTTTTTGATTTGGGCATGGTTGGCAAGATAGCAACTCAGGGCTATTAGAGACTTTCGATACCGGAGGGATCACAGTGATTTGGCGGGATCAGTCTGGACCGCAGGTAAAGGCACATCGCGTCTAAAATCCAAAATCTAACGTATAAAGTCTCCAAAAAGGAATAATCGCCAACCCCCCAGGAAGAATCCATCACCCCCCCACGCAGCCATCCCCCCAACTTTGGAGTATTGGAAAACAAATAAAATACTCCACTCATGTTTAGATCAATTCTTCCCCTTTTACTCGCCTTCTTCGCTTTTACTTCAGTTAGTGCGGCGGCGGCCCCCCAATCATTTATTGCTGATGCGGATGCGCTCTTTAAGCAGCACGTTCAATCCGGACGTGTTGATTACGCCAGTTTGAAAAGCTCCGGCGCTATCGATCCCCTGGTCGCTAAAATTGCTGCCGTCGATCTGAGCTCTTTATCTGGCAACGAGCGTAAGGCTTACCTCATTAATGCTTACAATATCCTCGTCATCAATCAGGCTTTAGAAAATTACCCGCTCAAATCAGTGATGGACGTCAGCGGATTTTTCGACGGCAAGAAGCAGACCGTCGGCGGTCGTAAGTTGACGCTGAACCAGCTCGAAAAAGAGCTTTTACTGAAGGAATACAACGACGCCCGCCTGCACTTCGTCCTCGTTTGTGGGGCCACCGGTTGCCCGCCCATCACCAACTTCGCCTACACGGCTGGTAAGCTGGAGGCGCAACTGGATCAGCAAACCAAGGCCGCACTCAACGACGCTACCTTCATCCGCACCAGCGGGTCGACGGCGCAATTGAGCCAGATCTTTGATTGGTACAAGGCCGACTTCGGGGGCAGCAAGACCAATGTCGTCAACTGGATCAATCAGTACCGCAAGGCACCCATCGCCGCCAACGCCACCGTTTCCTACTACCCGTACGACTGGTCGCTGAACAAGCCCGCCGGCAGCGCTTCCGTGGAAACGCCGACCGCCACGGACGCCACGCCCAGCAGCGGCGGCGGCAACAACGCTTCGCGCTACGTCGTCTCTTCCACCATCCCGAAGGGCAGCGTGGAGGTCAAGATCTTCAACAACCTTTACAGTCAGGAGGCCGCCAACGAGCGGTCTTCTTTCTTTACCAGCCTTACGTCGGCCATCTATGGTGTCTCTGATCGAATCAACGTGGGCCTCGACGTTCGGGTGCGGCGGGTGCGGTACGACCAGGAGGGCCTGGCCAGCAACTTCGACGTGCTGCGTTCCGGTGGCGATTACTCCCGCACGACCGTGGCGACGATCGGCCCCAAGGTGCGCATTGCGCCCTTCAATCAGTTGCCCAACTTCTCCATTCAATCTGCCTTTTGGATCCCCGTCGGTGATGACCTGACCGGTGCCGAAAACGGTGGCCGCTTTGTCGACTTCGACGGCCCCACCTGGTTCACGCAGGTCTTTAATGACTTCCCGATTGGTGATAACTTCAGCTTCTTCGCCGAGGTCGATTTCAACCTGGAGGACATCGGTTCCAAGGAAGCCGGCCGCATCAACCGCTTCTCCACGCCCCTTACCGGTATCGTCAGCTACTTCCCCACGCCGAAAGCCACCATTTACGGTCTGGCCAGCTACGCGCCGTACTGGCAGTCGGAGCCCGATTACTTCTACCAGTTGGGCGCCGGCGCGAAATACCAGTTTACGCCTAATCTGGAGTTAGAGTTGCTGTACACGGCCTTCGATAACCAGTTCCTGAGCAGCGTCGATGGTAATGCGAGCACCGTCAATCTTGGTTTGCGCTTCAATTTGTAAACGGGACTTCTCCTCACCTCAAAATTCCCCTTCCCGTGTTACGGCCCGTCCTGTTTTGCTTGCTCTTTTTGCTGGGCACCTGCGTCAGCGCCCAAATCCAGCACGATTTTACGAATCTGGCGCGGACGCGGGTGCAATATATCGCCGCCCGGACCGACCTCGAATTAACGGACCAAAACGAACTACAGGATATCTCCAAAAATACCGGTACCGAGCAGTTGGATGCCATGCGGCAAACGCTCGTCAATCTGCCGGCTTTTACCGACGCGCGCTGGGAATTGGATATCAAAATAAATAAGGACGGCACCGCCGATACCCTGGTAAATTGGACGGTAGAGGAAAGCCGGACGATCTTCCCCATCCTCAGTATCGGTGGCGTGCGGGGGAATACTTATTACCAGGTTGGATTTAACGACATACACTTCCGGGGGCGGGGGCAGGAATTAACTGCCTTTTACCAGAATAATGATGGGGAACACAATTACCTGGTATTACTCCGCAACCAAAATTACCGCGGCTCCCGCTGGGGCTACAGCCTCGAAAGCCGCCGCTACGCCGCCGTCGAACCGGTCTACTTCCCGGAGGCGGCCGTGGATTACCGGTACAGCAACCAGAGTTTCGGAGCCGGCGTCAGCTTCGCCCCAACCATTGGCCAGTCGCTCACCTTCGGCCTGACGACCTTCCGGGAAAAGTACCGCAAAATTGAGAGTGGCAACCTGGAAACACCCGGCCCCGATTTTGTGAGTCTACAGAAGTATCTCGTCAAAATGGGTTACAGTCGCAACCGGACCGACCGCTTCGCCGAACGGTTGGAAGGGACCCACCACGAAAGCAACGTCCAGGCCGTCCGCACCGTCGGTGGCAACGACAACTTCCTGATCGCCTGGCACGATTTTCGGTACTTCCAATTGCTGGGCAACCGCTCCAACCTCGCCCTGCGGCTGCGGACGGGCCTCAGCAGCAACAACGAATCTCCCTTCGCTCCGTTCGTGCTGGATAGCCAGTTTAACATCCGTGGCAGCGGCAACCGGATCGACCGGGGCACGGCCCAACTCGTCCTTAACCTGGAGTACCGCTACTCCGTGTGGCGCGACCGTAGGGAACGCTTCGCCGCCCAACTCGTCGGCTTTTCTGACCTTGGTACCTGGCGCTCCCCCGGCGGCGAACTGGCCGACCTCTGGGAACGGGAATCCGTCCGCCATTTCCTTGGTGCCGGCGTTCGCCTCATCAGCCTGAAGGCCCACAACGCCGTCCTCCGCATCGACTACGGCGTCGACGTGACCGACCGCCGCGCGAACGGGGTAGTGGTAGGCTTTGGCCAGTATTTTTAAGCTGAATAATTTAATTGGCTGATAGCCCTAAGCCACCACCGGCCGCTCCTCCATCACCCGCGTCAGGAAGTCGTCCATGTACGCGTTGAATTCGCCCGGCACTTCCATCATCGGCGCGTGGGCGCACTTATCGATGAAGTGCAGCTCAGAGTTCTCGATCAGTTCCTGGAACTGTTCCCCCACGAAGGGTGGGGTGATGGTATCCTGATTACCCCATACGAGGAGGGTAGGGGCCTTGATGCCATCCAACTTATGCGCCAGGTTGTGGCGAACGGCGGATTTGGCCGTCATGATGATGCGGATGCCCTTGTTGCGGTCGTTGACCGTAGAAAAGACTTCGTCGACCAGTTCCTTACTGGAAACGGCGGGGTCGTAAAAAGTGCTCTCCGTTTTCTTCTTGATGAACTCGTAGTTCTTTCGCGGTGGCAGGCTGTTGCCCATGGCGCTCTCGAAGAGGCCGGAGCTGCCCGACAGAATGATGGAAGCGATCTTTTCGGGGTGGTCCAGCGCGTACAGGATGGCCACGTGGCCGCCCAGGCTGTTGCCCATGATGTGGATCTGCTCCCAACCCTTGTGCTCCACAAAATCGTGAAGGTGGGCTACCAGGCCGGCGAGGGATACCTTACGTAGGGGCAGCGTCATAATGGGCAGGGTGGGTACGACGACGTTGAAGCGGTCTCGGAAGTGCTCGATCTGGGCCCCGAAGTTGGAGAGGCCCCCGAAAAGCCCGTGGAGCAAGACGAGGGGCGGGCCCGAACCACCCGTCTCCAGGTATTCGAACTTTCCATCTTTTTGCATCTGATCGGCCATAGTAAAGCTGCTTACGCCAAAGGAACGACAAAAAACCGGTAAATGTTAGCCACGGTCCCCGCTGAAAACCTTCCCCGGCGCCTCCGCCGTAAATTTACCCGCCCCAGACCAATACGCCGCTTGCACACGACCCTCACCCTTTTCAACTACGCCGGCCTCCGGAACCGCTTCTGGGCCCTCAGCCAGATGGGCCTGGCACCCGCTCAGTTGGCCACCACGCCGGGACTGCAATTCGGCCGGCTGATGGGGAGCGGCGGTGGCAACGGCTTCAGCGTATCCCCCAACTGGGGCGTCTACGCCTGGCTCGGCCACTGGGAAAGCCGGGCGGCAGCGGATGACTTCTTTGGCGGCAACGCATGGTACGTCGAAGCCCGCAAACGGTGCCAGGAAAGCCTGACAGTCCACCTTCTCCCCACCATGACCCACGGGGAATGGGGCGGCGGCAACCCCTTCGTGGCCGACCGTGACGCCTACGACCCCTCCGCGCCGGTGGCGGTCATCACCCGGGCGACCATTCACCCGAGTAAATTGCCCGATTTCTGGCGCTACGTACCGAAGACCTCCGCCTCGGTGTACGACCATCCGGAGCGGCTGCTCAGCATCGGGGTGGGGGAGTACCCGATCTTCATGCAGGCCACCTTCAGCCTCTGGAAGACAGGTAAAGCCATGCAGGCCTTTGCTTACCGCAGCGACCACCACAAGGAGGTCGTCAAACTCACCCGCGAGCGGCAGTGGTATAAGGAGGAGATGTTCACCCGCTTTGCCGTCCTGGAACTCGAGGGCAGTTGGGCCGGGCTGCGCGAGCCGGAGGCACTGTTTTCGTAGCGATTAAGGACCAGCCGTTAAAATTTGGTGGTGAACAACAATATTCTATATTTTCCCATTGAATTTGCGGTGGGTCGCGCGTACGTCGTCGGCCTATCGATTTAGGCCTTTTATTTATTGGTGGATATTGAATTACAGTTATTTCCCCACCTTTTGAGTCGTACGTCAGCATGCCACAACTTTCCTGGAGCATCAACGGAGTAAACGGGATCATTTACCGCATCGGCCTCTTCCACGGGGATAAGGACCGCCACGTCGTCGTGCACTGCAACGACAAGGTGGTGGCCGTCGATTTCAGCGTGGAGGAAGCCAAGACATATTCCGTTTTCCTCGACCAGGAACTCTGCGAAGTCGCCATCGAAACGGCCGGCCCGGACCAGTATACTTACGACTGCCGCATCAACCGGGACGCCGCCACACCCCTCAACGAGAAGCGCAAACAGCACCGGGCGGAGGAGGAGAAGCGGGATCAGTACCGCGTCATCGGTTTGCTCTCCATCGGCATCATTATCCTGCTGATCTGGTTGTTGTACTAAGAGCTTGTTTGGGATTTTTGAGAACTGAGAAGCAATGATTTATGGTTCTGGCTAAATCAAAAATTACGCACCTAGCGGGCTAAGTAAGTAATTTTTGATAACGCCAGGTCCGTAAATGCTTGTTTCTCAGGAAGCAAAAATCCGAACAAGCTCTTAATTCTCCGCGCTGTTCTAAAGACTGCTGAGGCTCCTTAGCCACGGCTCCCGTCCACTTACGCTTTGCACCCGCGTCCGCGCCCGAATACCTTCCGCCCGCGTCGCGAAGGGGCCAAGCAAAATGCGGAAAGCCGTTCGCCCATTTACTTCGCTGATGCTGACCATGACGGGCAAGCCGTACTGTTTTTCGGCGCTTTCCACCTCCCGCAACACGTTGGCTAGCTCGGCCAGGACGCTCATCTGGAGGCCGTAACCCGTCTTCGCCTGGTTGCGCACGCTGAAGCGGTACAAACCGGTACCATTGCCAATGCGGATGGGCGTGGTAGGGCGTGCCGGGGCCGGCGTAGGTTTGGGCGCTGGCCCCGATTCAATGCGGGACGAGTTGGGCGCTCGCGCGGGTGCGGGGGGAGTGGGAACAGGAGGCGCTGGCTGTGAGATTCCACCGGAATTCCGCAGCCGCAACGCTTCGGTAACGGCTCGTTCCGCATTGACGCGGCCGTAACCAAACTTGGTGGAGTAACCCCGCGCGTCGTACTCCCAACGGTTCCCAATCTTATCCGCCGTGGCTTCAAGAATGGACTTTACCTGCACGCTGGTAAGCTGAGGATTGGCGGACAACATGAGGGCGCAGATGCCGGCGACGAGGGGCGTGGCCGCGCTCGTGCCCCCAAAGTGTTTGTAGTTAACGCCCCGGTCGAGGCCGTCCACGTAGTACCGCCGCGCGCCGGATTGCCGGGTATTGCCCGCATCCCAACTCGCCCGCCCGGCGATGATGGGCCACCCGCCATCTGACGGTGCGACGACGCTGAGACCTTGCCCCCGGTTGGAATAACTGGCGTGGGTATCCGAACTCGTACTCGCCCCCACTGCGATGACGCCGGGGAGGGTGGCGTAGTAATTAACGGTATCCCGCCCCTCATTACCAGCCGCGAAAACGACGACGCAGCCCTTCCCCCCGCGGCCCTGGGTGACGGCCTTGCGAACGGACCGCGCGTGCTCCGAATCCGGCCGGTAACGCGCGTCGATCGTCCCCCAACTACAACTGATCACGTCCGCCCCGTTGCGAATGCAGTGGCTAAACATGCGCTCCGTCAGGAATTTTGAGTAGGTGAGTCCGTGGAGTGGCATCAAGCGGGCGAGGGGTGCCACCCCGACCAGACCTGTACCGTTCGCCGCCGCGACGGCAACGGTGGAGCAGGGCGTAGCGTGGTCCCCAAACCGCGAGCCGGTGGGTAACTGATTGGAATTGCTGGAGATGTTGAGTGGCGCGACGGCCTTGCCCCGCAGATCCGGGTGGGCGAGATCAAAACCATTGTCGATCACCGCCACGGTGATGTTCGGATCGCCGAGGTTGCCGAGTAGGCGCCAGGCGGCCTTCACCCGTGCGTCGGCCCCCTGCTTGAGGGGGAAGTTGGGCACGCCCCGCAGGCTCCCCTGGTTTTCGAGGTGCCAGGCCTGGGGGAGTAAACCATCACGTGGCTCGGCGAAGTATTGATCGAGGGGCACGTCCAGATCGGGGTAAGCGTGGTGCACCATACTCAGCTGGGAAAGCTGGCTGGCCACCCGCAACGGATTCGGGCTCTTTGGCGTGACCTGGCAGACGATGGTGCCATCCTCCCGCTCCTCCAGGATTTCCAGCGCAAAGGCGTCGAAAATCACGGACCGCTCCTCGGTACCAACCCCTTCGGCCATCTCTACGTACAGCACGCCGGTGGGCACCACGGGCCGGTTGTCCCCCTCCGCAAAATAGATGTGGGTGCCGACGGCCACGGCGTCCTCCTCCCGGGCTACGTCGAGGGCCTTATCGATGTCTTCCTCCCCGCTCAGGGTCACCACTTCAAACCCACCCAAATTAGGAATTACGTGCGCGTTGACGGCCTTAACCTCCGCGTTTTCGTTGGTTTTCTTTAAGCCCACCAGCCGGGTTGATTTACGCAGGGAGAGCGGCCCGGTTTCGGAGGGGATTTGGTAGGTTGGCATGGTGTGTGGGTTGGGTTTGGAAGGTAGGGGTTTTTTGGAGGTTGGATTTTAGATTTTAGATTTTGGACGTTGGATTTTAGATTTTAGACTTTGGAATATTTTGGTGATAGAGTGAGGATCATGAATACTTGATAAATTTAACGAAAACCCGGATCCGGGGTAGAGTGGGCCACCTGACGGTGTGCCACCGCTACGCAAGCCGGCCCTTCGGGGCGGGATGTGACGAGTAATTTTAACTCTTTATCTCCCACTCTCTACCTCTCCTGCGAAACAAGCGCCGCAGGCTTCCCCAACCTCCCCGACTCCTGCGAAATAGATATCGCAAAATTCAAGAACTCAGGAAATATTAAAACCAAGCCAAAATCCTCAGCAACTCTACAAACTCTTCTTTCTCCCTAGGAAACCGCCGGAGGCAAAACAGATTATCCGAAAGACTCGGCCACCGGCGGGGTAGAGTGGGCCACCTGACGGTGTGCCACTGCTACGCAAGCCGGCCCTTCGGGGCGGGCAGTTACGTAGCGCCGCAGGCCTCCCCAACCTCTCCGGCTCCTGCGAAATAGATATCGCAAACCTCAGAAACTCAGAAAATATTAGAACCAAACCAAAATCCTCAGAAACTCCACCTCCTCTTCTCTCTCCCTTGAAACCGCCGGAGGCAAGCAGAACCGCCCGAGGCAAGCCCCCCCCCGCAGGCACCTACCGCACCGGTACCGACAAAATCCCCCCATTCCCATTCACCACCGGCAAATACTGCAACTCCACCCGCGCCGGGTTCAGCGTATACGCCCCCCTGAACCGCGGCGCCAACGCAATTTTGTACGTGTATTCCCCCGCCGGCAACCGGTCGCAGAAGATGGCCACCCGGTCGCGGCGATATTCGCGGTGGACGGCGTAACTACCCTTCGCCTCCATCCGGTCCGCGTAGCTGCAACCGGCGGGGATGGGGGCTTCGATGAGGACGTATTCCCCATCCTTTTTTGCGGTGACGGTTACTTGCAGATAGGCAGTCTGGCCTTTGGTTAGCGCATCCAGCGGGCGGCCGCGCGCGTCAGTGAGTTGGGTCGAGATGGCGTAACCGTTGTCGGTGGGTTTGGCCTCCCGCTCGAAGTAGCGTTGGTAGAAGGCGCCGGGGATGGGTCCGGCACCGTCGCGACTCAGCTCGAGGGAACGAGCGGCGTCCGGCGAGAAGGAAGCGACGTAGGGAAACTCCCGCACCACCTCACTCGTGCCCGAATGGCGCACGGTAACCGTAGGCGGCCGCAGGGTTTCACTTTCCTCGATCAGGTCCGGTAGGAGATCAGCCACCAGGCGGGCGGATTCTAGGGTATTCGTCCCTAATAACGGGGTGCTGCCGGGGCGGTTCCCGTTAGGCGTCTGGCCGAGGAGGTAATTCACGGCTTCGTCGGCGGCCTCAGTAGCGCCGGTCTTGCGCAGGATGCGGTGAGCCAGCAGTGTGGCGTTCAGGCGGTTATCGAGCGGTGCGCGGTAGAAAAAGCGGCCGCGCTCGCCCCAATACCGGCCCTGCAGTTGGTGGGTAGAGGCGCTGTCCAGGATTCTGGTGACGTCCACCGTATCCCCGCGTAATTGGTGGAGACGGCTGACGGCGAGGAGCTGGAAATCGGTTTTAATGGTAATCGTGTCCACCGTCGCCATTTCGGCTTGGGTTGGCGGGCGGCCATTTTCGGCAAGTACGAGGTGGGTTTGGAGACGGTCGTTCGGCCGCATGGTTGGCAGCTCGGAAAAAAGGTAGCGGCGAACGGGTTCCAGATGGGCCACCGGGTAACTTTTCTCCGCCGCACTCAGCGCTCGGTAGGCGTGGCGGGTGATCCAGACGGTGGAGAAAGTAGAGTTTGCCCACCACCCGAATCCACCATCTGGCTGCTGTAGTTTTTCCAGGTGTTTGATCATTTTCCGGACGTCGCGATCCCGGTTAAAGGCTTTGCCCTCGGCCAGGCGAATATCCCGCAGCGCGAGGAGACCCAGCAGACGGCTGGCGGTCTGTTCAGCGCAGGCGTAGGGATAGTCGGTGATGTACTCCAGGTCGCCCAGCAGTTGTTCGAGCCGGTTACCGACGATGGTCAGTTGGAGGTTTCCGCGACCGGCTTGGGTGTAGTTTTCCGGAATGCGGAGGCCTTCTTTTCCAAGCATAAAGCGTTCTCCCGCGACCATCTCGGTACCCCGTGGGTACACCCGGATATCGCGTTGCTCACCGTCGCTGGTTGGCGTTTGGTTTTGGGCGCTGCCGCGGGTGCCGGGTGCGGGGGTAGGGGAGGCCACCAGCGAAAATTGGTAACGCAAACTATCCGTCGTCTCCCCCGCACGAATGGGGAACGTTTTGGCGATGGAAGTTTGGAGTACGGTGTCGAGCCGTGATCGCTCAATGTTATCCCCACTAAAGGCCAGACGCACCGTTCGGTCGCTCCCCGTCCGGTTGATGGCCAGCGCACGGGCTTCACTCTCGTCCCCTTGTACCAAAAACCGGGGGAGGTACAATTGAGCCTGGAGGGGGAGAAAGGATTTGGTCCGCTTACGGGTGAAACCTATCCGACGCCGCCGGTCCTGCCCCACGGCGTAGGTTTGCCAGGCAGTGATGTCGTCGGGAAAGGTCACGTCAAAAGCCGCTTCACCCCGGCTATCGGTAGCGAGGTGAGGAATGAAGGCGGCCAGGTCCGCAAAAGACTCCCGCACGTCGGGCTCTGCGTCTGCGGGAGGGAGTAGGTTGGCGGGGTTGTTGGTGGTGATGTAAACCGTCCCGTTCTCTACGTTGAGTTCGACGATGCCCTTTATGGCGGCAAAATCGACGGGTAGCTCCTGGGCGATGCCGTCGATGAAAACAGGGAGCCCTTCGGCGGGTAGGCTGGTGGCGCCGCGGATGAGGATATTTGGTGCTTCATCTACCTTTACACCGTCGACGTAATAAGTCGTGGTGTTGGTGCGGGAACCTCGGATATTGATGTTGCCAGATTCAATAATTTTAACGCCGGCAGCTTTGCTGGCGATAGTAACAATTGAACCCGTTATATCCCTTTTCAGTGTGGTGCCGTATCCTACCACAACCACTTCCTCAAGATTAGCCCAGTCCGCTTCCAATGTGATGAGGATTTCATCCGAATTGGAATAGATCTGCCTTACGTCAATCTCCGTCGATTTATAGCCGAGATAGCTGACTAGAATAATGTGTCGCTTTGCTGGCAGATCTAAGCTAAATTTTCCATCCAGGTCGGTAACGGTGCCACGCGTTGTTCCGTCAACAAGAAGAGTAACTCCAATTAGTGGTATCCCATCTTCATTGATTACGTAACCACTAACTTCCGCACCATCAAAGTCGTCAGGTAAATCAATAAAGGTTTGCGTCTGCTCGGTCAGTGTATCACCAGGGACGTGCTTGCTTTCTAAATTTTCGGAGGGTAGTGGCGGGATATATATATCAAGGCCGACTTTATTGAAATCAACTAATAGCAGTTGATTTGGCCGGGTAGTAATTGTAGTAGCGTACAGGTTGCCATTTTGATTTTTAAATATTAAGAAGTAACTGCCGGGTAGCAGCGTATTTATCTTGCTGCCTTCGAACTTGTACAGCGTGTTTTGATAGGTCGGAGCAATAACTATCTCACTGATTGTATCCGGTAGATTGAGCAGTTGAATGCGCGACTTCTCCATCGCAGGAGTAAGCTTAGGTAAATTCTTCGTACTCAGCGGTGCAATTCCGCTTTTGGGTAAGATTGGAGTTGGTAAGGCATATCTCGGAAGTCCGGGAGATTGGATGGCATTCCTTACAACTTGGCGTTGCATTCGTGCAACCTCCTCTTTTTCAAGTGAATAGAGACGATCACGATCCATTCTGACCTTATATACAGCTTTTGGCTCAAAGGGGACATTCGCCTTTCCACCGTAGGGAAAGTGAAATTCAATTAGGTCAGAATAAGTAGCTAAGCCGAGTGGAGAATGGGCTTGATAGTGGTGGCCCGTCCCGGATTGGAACATTTCATTTCTCTTGGTGCGGTAGTTGTAAACGGCCGTAGTTTCCATTTTGGTCACCGCAAAAACCCGCTTCCACAATTCCTCAATCTCCCCCTCTTCCCACTCCGGCATCGCATCTTTCTTCCACCCGGCACCTGCGTGCAGCGCCCGCTCGAAACTTAAAACGAGTTGCTCGCCAGCATTGAAATGGAGTTTTTTGGCATACCGCGCCTCATCCGTGCGGAGGACGATATCGTGCCAGCCCGTATTCAAAGGAATGGAATAAGGGGTGGTGATATTCGGGTGGTACCAATACACGAGCCGATCGTCAGCGTAAACGGTGCGGATGGCGATAGGTGCGCTTTTCTCCATAATAAATGGCGCAAAATGGGCGATGGCCGCACTGTCCGGCAAAAGGGTATCAATGGAGCGTCGCAACGTCCACTCCGGCGTAGGGTAGCGGAGGCGGTAAACGGCGGCCGTATCGATTCCAGCATTCTCGAGAAGCCACCTTGAGGCGGTCCCGGTGAATTTACGCTTATAGGTCGCCAACGCATACTTTTGCCGGCGCCGCTGCCGCTTTCTTTTTTTGATATAAGTAGGTAAAGTAACCGGAGAATCTTCAAAACGCGCGTTGTAGGTGCCCGCGCTGAGGCGCACGTTTTGGGCCGGTCGCCCCTTGTGGTCCGTCGCTTTCACCGCCACCCGCACGGTCTCGCCGGGGCGGACTTCCTCCGGTTGCTCCATCTCCAGGTTCAGTACGTTGGGGTGTTCGGTTTCCCAGTCGTAGCGCGGAGAGGTAGTTGTGAAGGAGGCCGTTCGCCA carries:
- a CDS encoding S8 family serine peptidase, translated to MPTYQIPSETGPLSLRKSTRLVGLKKTNENAEVKAVNAHVIPNLGGFEVVTLSGEEDIDKALDVAREEDAVAVGTHIYFAEGDNRPVVPTGVLYVEMAEGVGTEERSVIFDAFALEILEEREDGTIVCQVTPKSPNPLRVASQLSQLSMVHHAYPDLDVPLDQYFAEPRDGLLPQAWHLENQGSLRGVPNFPLKQGADARVKAAWRLLGNLGDPNITVAVIDNGFDLAHPDLRGKAVAPLNISSNSNQLPTGSRFGDHATPCSTVAVAAANGTGLVGVAPLARLMPLHGLTYSKFLTERMFSHCIRNGADVISCSWGTIDARYRPDSEHARSVRKAVTQGRGGKGCVVVFAAGNEGRDTVNYYATLPGVIAVGASTSSDTHASYSNRGQGLSVVAPSDGGWPIIAGRASWDAGNTRQSGARRYYVDGLDRGVNYKHFGGTSAATPLVAGICALMLSANPQLTSVQVKSILEATADKIGNRWEYDARGYSTKFGYGRVNAERAVTEALRLRNSGGISQPAPPVPTPPAPARAPNSSRIESGPAPKPTPAPARPTTPIRIGNGTGLYRFSVRNQAKTGYGLQMSVLAELANVLREVESAEKQYGLPVMVSISEVNGRTAFRILLGPFATRAEGIRARTRVQSVSGREPWLRSLSSL
- a CDS encoding DUF547 domain-containing protein, producing the protein MFRSILPLLLAFFAFTSVSAAAAPQSFIADADALFKQHVQSGRVDYASLKSSGAIDPLVAKIAAVDLSSLSGNERKAYLINAYNILVINQALENYPLKSVMDVSGFFDGKKQTVGGRKLTLNQLEKELLLKEYNDARLHFVLVCGATGCPPITNFAYTAGKLEAQLDQQTKAALNDATFIRTSGSTAQLSQIFDWYKADFGGSKTNVVNWINQYRKAPIAANATVSYYPYDWSLNKPAGSASVETPTATDATPSSGGGNNASRYVVSSTIPKGSVEVKIFNNLYSQEAANERSSFFTSLTSAIYGVSDRINVGLDVRVRRVRYDQEGLASNFDVLRSGGDYSRTTVATIGPKVRIAPFNQLPNFSIQSAFWIPVGDDLTGAENGGRFVDFDGPTWFTQVFNDFPIGDNFSFFAEVDFNLEDIGSKEAGRINRFSTPLTGIVSYFPTPKATIYGLASYAPYWQSEPDYFYQLGAGAKYQFTPNLELELLYTAFDNQFLSSVDGNASTVNLGLRFNL
- a CDS encoding AAA family ATPase; protein product: MPKSKNTTPEILRPHAETAYAHELKALAAQDEFARPTGWNLSPRAVVTYLLGDTLADGTEITPKYFGERRIIEVAVSSLVTDRALLLVGVPGTAKTWVSEHLAAAISGDSKLLVQGTAGMSEDALRYGWNYARLLAEGPSEAAMVPSPVMVGMQTGKIVRLEELTRIPSDVQDALITILSEKLLPVPELNREVQAVRGFNVIATANDRDKGVNELSSALRRRFNTVVMPLPATLEEEVRIVTDRSGAAAAGMELPPIKKDVADEITRLVTIFRELRNGRTEDGRTQVKQPSSTLSTAEAISVVNQSRALSHHFGSGTLETEHLAASLTGAIIKDREQDAPIWREYLEVVVRQRKGWEDLWEVLG
- a CDS encoding alpha/beta fold hydrolase translates to MADQMQKDGKFEYLETGGSGPPLVLLHGLFGGLSNFGAQIEHFRDRFNVVVPTLPIMTLPLRKVSLAGLVAHLHDFVEHKGWEQIHIMGNSLGGHVAILYALDHPEKIASIILSGSSGLFESAMGNSLPPRKNYEFIKKKTESTFYDPAVSSKELVDEVFSTVNDRNKGIRIIMTAKSAVRHNLAHKLDGIKAPTLLVWGNQDTITPPFVGEQFQELIENSELHFIDKCAHAPMMEVPGEFNAYMDDFLTRVMEERPVVA